Proteins from a genomic interval of Cydia amplana chromosome 8, ilCydAmpl1.1, whole genome shotgun sequence:
- the LOC134650207 gene encoding carboxypeptidase N subunit 2-like, whose product MVARGTQVHDPKGPRNCVEDLQWRQLDRRLRAIEQSTWTISVSQSRWRQCGKSVCRCDVARRSLNCWRAGLTTLTSDLLVPSDLVNIDLGTNKLRTLHKTTFKGMRSLNELDMFDNHVEYLPAGIFDSLVSLRILRLQRNFLEEIDSETFRATKKLFHVDLSNNFLYTLPEKLFANNSYLETVDISNNQVVYIPSDSFIGLESLRILDLSNNKIQQIQNGTFLLKTLVILKLSENRIVNITKNAFESLLSLETLLLDKNNLENIPERLFSKLSCLVYLDLSDNNLQSLTGVEFENLKHLRNLDLKGNSLTVLPDYTFSNCSKLEKLDLSKNKMRFLNITSFHGLDKLVSLMLSENKLYEVHFKTFSMLKNLTTLYLDGNMFPSLPSRTLDYMPKLAIVKLSGNPWHCDCHTLYISAWVRLNEMKIWDYSPTCVSPWYLEGHFLRKLKFPELCSGQWASMVNLSPRLPIQQLLSLNVTVNRKPQESMEQNHDVTTVDPWH is encoded by the exons ATGGTGGCTCGAGGTACCCAGGTCCATGATCCTAAGGGCCCCAGGAATTGCGTCGAAGACCTGCAGTGGAGACAGCTGGACCGCCGACTACGCGCTATTGAACAGTCGA CATGGACAATTAGTGTTTCTCAATCCCGCTGGCGGCAGTGCGGGAAAAGCGTGTGCCGTTGCGATGTGGCCCGACGGTCCCTTAACTGCTGGCGTGCTGGCCTCACCACCCTCACAAGTGACCTCCTGGTCCCATCGGACCTTGTCAATAT CGATCTGGGTACAAATAAACTGCGCACGCTTCACAAGACAACGTTCAAGGGCATGAGGTCGCTGAATGAACTGGACATGTTTGATAACCATGTGGAGTATCTGCCGGCCGGCATTTTTGACTCTCTCGTCAGTCTGAGGATACT acgaCTGCAAAGAAATTTTCTAGAGGAAATTGACAGCGAAACTTTCCGAGCCACTAAGAAACTATTCCATGTAGATCTATCGAACAATTTTCTCTACACGCTGCCTGAAAAGTTATTTGCCAATAACTCATATCTAGAAACCGTCGACATCTCAAATAATCAAGTCGTTTATATCCCGTCAGACAGCTTCATAGGATTGGAATCGCTACGCATTTTAGATTTATCTAATAACAAAATACAACAAATCCAAAACGGCACGTTTTTGCTCAAGACCTTAGTAATTTTGAAATTGTCAGAAAATAGGATCGTTAATATAACTAAGAACGCTTTCGAAAGTCTCCTTTCATTAGAGACATTGCTGCTGGATAAAAACAATCTCGAGAACATTCCAGAGCGGTTGTTTAGCAAGCTCAGCTGTCTCGTTTACTTGGATTTGTCGGATAACAACTTACAAAGc CTAACAGGTGTGGAATTTGAAAATCTAAAGCATTTAAGAAACTTGGATTTGAAAGGCAACTCTTTGACAGTTCTGCCAGACTACACATTTTCTAATTGCTCAAAACTTGAAAAGCTCGATTTATCCAAAAACAAGATGCGCTTTTTAAACATCACAAGCTTTCACGGGTTAGACAAATTGGTCTCTCTTATGCTTTCGGAAAACAAACTGTACGAAGTGCACTTCAAAACTTTTTCGATGTTAAAGAATCTCACAACATT ATACTTAGACGGAAACATGTTCCCATCTCTGCCGTCCCGCACGTTAGACTATATGCCAAAGTTAGCAATCGTAAAACTTTCGGGCAACCCTTGGCATTGCGActgccacacactgtatatatcggC ATGGGTGCGGCTTAACGAGATGAAAATATGGGACTACTCTCCGACCTGCGTGTCGCCCTGGTATTTGGAGGGCCATTTCCTGAGGAAGCTAAAGTTTCCCGAGCTGTGCTCAGGCCAATGGGCTAGCATGGTGAACCTGTCCCCTCGCCTGCCGATACAGCAACTTCTCTCGCTCAATGTCACAGTTAACAGGAAACCACAGGAAAGCATGGAGCAAAATCATGACGTCACCACTGTTGATCCTTGGCATTGA